One part of the Algibacter sp. L1A34 genome encodes these proteins:
- the pafA gene encoding alkaline phosphatase PafA, producing the protein MNKNIFLLAVVLVLGLSTKAQNKSDESNPKLVVGIVVDQMRYDYLTRFANRYGEGGFKRMMNEGFNCKNNHFNYVPTYTGPGHASIYTGTTPKYHGIIANNWFDKELKTMVYCAQDDSMESVGTKTDAGKMSSQRMKTTTFADENRLFTQMRGKTIGISIKDRGAILPAGHTANAAYWFQGKNEGNFISSTFYMNELPKWVTKFNSSGSAKSYLKTWNTLYDIDTYAESGNDLNDFEGGFKGKETATFPYDLDELKKTNGGYDILKATAYGNSLIADFALAALKGEDLGKDEFTDVLTVSFSSTDYVGHNFGVNSKEIEDTYLRLDKDLERFFKGLDAEVGKGNYTVFLTADHGAINVPAYMKSKKIPAGYLNNKAMRTKLEAFMKTTFNSGDLIENISNNQIFLNREKIKSLNLNLEDVQDVVVNEIINYTNVYKAYTATTMGKASFTVGIEKLLQNGYNQKRSGDVLVLQDPAYISYGKTGSTHGSGLNYDTHVPLLFFGKGIKHGKTVKKTEITDIAPTISALLDINAPNFTIGEPLEFVLE; encoded by the coding sequence ATGAATAAAAACATTTTTCTTTTAGCTGTAGTCCTTGTGTTGGGCTTGTCGACTAAAGCACAAAACAAATCTGATGAGTCTAATCCAAAACTAGTAGTTGGAATCGTGGTAGATCAAATGCGTTACGATTATTTAACAAGATTTGCTAATAGGTACGGCGAAGGAGGTTTTAAGCGTATGATGAATGAAGGCTTTAATTGTAAAAACAATCATTTTAATTATGTACCAACTTATACAGGTCCTGGTCACGCTTCAATCTATACTGGAACTACACCAAAATATCACGGTATTATTGCAAATAATTGGTTTGATAAGGAATTGAAAACTATGGTGTATTGCGCTCAAGACGATTCAATGGAATCCGTAGGCACCAAAACGGATGCGGGAAAAATGTCTTCGCAACGTATGAAAACAACAACATTTGCTGATGAAAATAGATTGTTCACGCAAATGCGAGGAAAAACTATCGGTATTTCAATTAAAGATCGTGGAGCCATTTTACCTGCAGGACATACAGCGAATGCTGCATATTGGTTTCAAGGAAAAAATGAAGGGAATTTTATTTCTAGTACATTTTATATGAATGAATTACCAAAATGGGTAACAAAATTTAATTCATCAGGTAGTGCAAAATCATATCTTAAAACATGGAATACTTTATATGATATTGATACTTATGCTGAAAGTGGAAATGATTTAAACGATTTTGAAGGCGGATTTAAAGGAAAAGAAACAGCAACATTTCCTTATGATTTAGATGAGTTAAAAAAGACAAACGGAGGTTATGATATTTTGAAAGCAACAGCTTATGGAAATAGTTTAATAGCAGATTTTGCCTTAGCAGCCCTAAAAGGCGAAGATTTAGGAAAAGATGAATTTACAGATGTTTTAACAGTTAGTTTTTCTAGTACCGATTATGTTGGTCATAATTTTGGTGTTAATTCTAAAGAAATTGAAGACACGTATTTACGTTTAGATAAAGATTTAGAGCGTTTCTTTAAAGGATTGGATGCAGAAGTTGGTAAAGGAAATTATACGGTATTTTTAACCGCAGATCACGGTGCTATTAATGTACCCGCTTATATGAAATCTAAAAAAATTCCAGCTGGATATTTGAATAATAAAGCGATGAGAACAAAGTTGGAAGCATTTATGAAAACAACTTTTAACTCTGGAGATTTAATTGAAAACATAAGTAACAATCAAATATTTTTGAACCGTGAAAAAATTAAAAGCTTAAACTTAAATTTAGAAGATGTTCAAGATGTTGTAGTTAATGAAATAATTAATTATACTAATGTTTATAAAGCATACACAGCAACAACAATGGGGAAAGCTTCATTTACTGTAGGGATTGAAAAATTACTTCAAAATGGATATAATCAAAAACGATCTGGTGATGTTTTAGTTCTTCAAGATCCGGCTTATATTTCCTACGGAAAAACGGGTTCTACACATGGTAGTGGTTTAAATTATGATACACATGTGCCTCTTTTATTCTTCGGAAAAGGTATAAAACATGGAAAAACAGTTAAGAAAACTGAAATTACAGATATTGCACCAACCATTTCAGCATTACTAGATATTAATGCCCCTAATTTTACAATTGGTGAACCTTTAGAATTTGTTTTAGAATAA
- a CDS encoding MlaE family ABC transporter permease, whose product MTYLHNIGAYFLMIVEMFRKPTKWAVMKQLILKDIDDLIIGSLGIVAFIAFFVGGVVTIQTALNIDNPLIPKYLVGFATRQSIILEFAPTFISIIMAGKVGSFITSSIGTMRVTEQIDALEVMGINSLNYLVFPKFISLMLYPFLISIAMFLGILGGMAACVFGGFSSLEDYTTGIQMDFIPFHITYAFIKTFVFAFLLATIPSFHGYYMKGGALEVGKASTTSFVWTSVAIILLNYLLTQMLLSS is encoded by the coding sequence ATGACGTACCTACATAATATAGGAGCTTATTTTTTAATGATTGTCGAAATGTTTCGCAAGCCAACAAAATGGGCTGTAATGAAGCAATTAATATTAAAAGATATTGACGACTTGATCATTGGATCGCTTGGCATTGTTGCCTTTATTGCCTTTTTTGTTGGTGGTGTTGTTACCATACAAACGGCTTTAAATATTGATAATCCATTAATCCCAAAATATTTAGTTGGCTTTGCAACAAGACAATCTATTATATTAGAATTTGCACCAACATTTATTTCGATAATTATGGCTGGTAAAGTAGGATCTTTTATTACATCCAGCATTGGAACCATGCGAGTTACCGAACAAATCGACGCCTTAGAAGTTATGGGTATAAACTCATTAAACTACTTAGTTTTTCCTAAGTTTATTTCTTTAATGCTATATCCTTTTTTAATATCAATTGCTATGTTTTTAGGTATTCTTGGTGGAATGGCAGCTTGCGTTTTTGGAGGTTTTAGTTCCTTGGAAGATTATACTACTGGAATACAAATGGATTTTATACCGTTTCATATTACTTATGCTTTTATAAAAACGTTTGTGTTTGCTTTTTTACTAGCAACGATTCCTTCTTTTCATGGATATTATATGAAAGGTGGTGCTTTGGAAGTTGGAAAAGCAAGTACCACATCGTTTGTTTGGACTAGTGTTGCCATAATTCTTTTAAATTATTTACTAACCCAAATGCTGTTAAGCTCATGA
- a CDS encoding ABC transporter ATP-binding protein — MIEVKDLHKSFGDAHILKGISTTFEKGKTNLIIGQSGSGKTVFLKCLLGLFDYEEGCIAYDGQIFAQLTEDEKRNMRAKIGMVFQGSALFDSMTIAENVMFPLQMFTKQSKSEMEDRVDFVLKRVNLDDAHKKMPSQASGGMQKRVAIARAIVNKPRYLFCDEPNSGLDPKTAIVIDNLIQEITDEYQITTVINSHDMNSVMEIGEKIVFLKDGLKAWEGSKDNIFRTDNEVVTDFVYSSNLFKKVRKMYLEENS; from the coding sequence ATGATTGAAGTCAAAGATTTACATAAATCGTTTGGAGACGCGCATATTTTAAAAGGGATTTCCACCACTTTTGAAAAAGGAAAAACCAACCTTATTATTGGGCAAAGTGGATCGGGTAAAACCGTATTTTTAAAATGTTTATTGGGTTTATTTGATTATGAAGAAGGCTGTATTGCCTACGATGGCCAAATATTTGCTCAACTTACAGAGGATGAAAAGCGAAATATGCGCGCAAAAATTGGTATGGTCTTTCAAGGAAGCGCCTTGTTTGATTCTATGACAATTGCCGAGAACGTTATGTTCCCACTACAAATGTTTACCAAACAAAGTAAAAGCGAAATGGAAGATCGTGTAGATTTTGTTTTAAAACGTGTAAACCTAGATGATGCGCATAAAAAAATGCCAAGTCAAGCTTCAGGCGGTATGCAAAAACGTGTCGCAATTGCTCGTGCTATTGTTAACAAACCTAGGTATTTATTTTGTGATGAACCTAACTCGGGATTAGACCCAAAGACAGCTATTGTAATTGATAATTTAATTCAAGAAATTACAGATGAATACCAAATAACAACCGTAATAAATTCGCATGATATGAATTCGGTTATGGAAATTGGTGAAAAAATCGTATTTTTAAAAGATGGTTTAAAAGCTTGGGAAGGCTCTAAGGATAACATTTTTAGAACCGATAACGAGGTAGTTACCGATTTTGTGTATTCATCAAACTTATTTAAAAAAGTTCGTAAAATGTACTTAGAAGAGAATAGTTGA
- a CDS encoding DUF389 domain-containing protein, translated as MEEHKFNFSEEEIQAKKNQDVEESKKAVKKDAEGLFKSIKVFFKELLDFREDTDRDATIEAIKADIPFKGATAWILICSIFVASIGLNADSTAVVIGAMLISPLMGPILGIGLSIAINDIDTLKKSLINLATMIVLSLLTAFLFFKFFPLGNQETSELLGRVKPDIRDVLIAFFGGLALIIARTKKGTIASVIFGVAIATALMPPLCTAGYGLAHGNFTYFLGAMNLFTINTIFIALATFLVLKVLRFPMLKYANSAKRRRTARFALLVALVVMIYPTITFLRVLKSSGYENDYNNFISNEIKMNRELWFQNGTLDSNEKKITLYFNGEITDATESDLRNEVKSYSKISDFELVIFGNKNRSFDKISDAYDRAIEDLDEKDHVISSLRAEIDVIREELRVVNAEKNTVSFTNLSRDAKVRFNDLQYFSYAKTLESKDFINTDTLDVATVKWSESLNDSLVIIKEKQLGDWLKQELKTKVVIIKRN; from the coding sequence ATGGAAGAACATAAATTCAATTTTTCTGAAGAAGAGATTCAAGCAAAAAAAAATCAAGATGTTGAGGAATCTAAAAAAGCTGTAAAGAAAGACGCAGAAGGATTATTTAAGAGCATTAAGGTATTTTTTAAAGAATTGTTAGATTTCCGTGAAGATACAGACCGGGATGCAACAATTGAAGCTATTAAAGCCGATATTCCTTTTAAGGGCGCTACGGCATGGATTTTAATTTGTTCTATTTTTGTCGCTTCTATTGGGTTAAATGCCGATTCAACCGCTGTTGTAATTGGAGCCATGTTAATTTCTCCTCTTATGGGGCCTATTTTGGGAATAGGTTTATCCATTGCCATAAACGATATTGATACCTTAAAAAAATCGTTAATAAACCTAGCAACCATGATTGTGCTAAGTTTATTAACGGCATTTTTGTTTTTTAAGTTTTTCCCGTTAGGAAATCAAGAAACTTCAGAATTATTAGGTCGTGTAAAACCCGATATTCGTGATGTACTTATTGCTTTTTTTGGTGGTTTGGCGTTAATTATTGCGCGTACTAAAAAAGGAACCATTGCTTCGGTAATCTTTGGTGTTGCTATTGCTACAGCATTAATGCCACCTTTGTGTACAGCTGGTTATGGCTTAGCTCATGGTAATTTTACCTACTTTTTAGGAGCCATGAATTTGTTTACCATCAATACTATTTTTATTGCTTTGGCAACATTTCTTGTACTTAAAGTATTAAGGTTTCCTATGCTTAAATATGCTAATTCTGCCAAAAGAAGACGAACGGCTAGATTTGCGTTGTTGGTAGCGTTGGTTGTCATGATTTATCCAACCATAACTTTTTTAAGAGTATTGAAGAGTAGTGGTTATGAGAATGATTACAACAATTTTATTTCAAATGAAATTAAAATGAATCGAGAATTATGGTTTCAAAATGGAACATTAGATTCAAACGAAAAAAAGATAACACTTTATTTTAATGGTGAAATAACGGATGCAACAGAATCCGATTTGAGAAATGAAGTTAAAAGTTACTCAAAAATTAGTGATTTTGAATTAGTGATTTTTGGTAATAAAAATAGAAGTTTTGATAAAATATCTGATGCTTACGATAGAGCTATTGAGGATTTAGATGAAAAAGATCATGTTATTTCTAGTTTAAGAGCAGAAATTGATGTGATACGAGAAGAACTTCGTGTTGTAAATGCAGAGAAAAACACGGTGTCTTTTACTAATCTTTCGCGCGATGCAAAAGTTAGGTTCAACGATTTACAGTATTTTAGTTACGCAAAAACTCTTGAATCTAAAGATTTTATAAATACAGATACTTTAGATGTTGCTACTGTAAAGTGGAGCGAATCACTAAATGATAGCTTGGTAATTATAAAAGAAAAACAACTTGGAGATTGGTTAAAACAAGAGCTTAAAACAAAGGTTGTAATTATAAAACGAAATTAA
- a CDS encoding mannose-1-phosphate guanylyltransferase — MNKNYYAILMAGGVGSRFWPVSTSDFPKQFHDMLGTGDTLIQKTFQRLSRLIPKENIYILTNERYNDLVLEQLPEVTQKQVVLEPAMRNTAPCILYASLKIQKENPDALMIVAPSDHWIEDEQTFSKNVEEAFNYCSENDALMTLGIQPTFPNTGFGYIEFDKDSTKVIKPVNQFREKPDYETAKAFIAQGNFLWNAGIFMWSAKSVLKAFKNNQPELYQLFESGIPVYNTELEEDFIKENYPKAENVSVDYAIMEKSKNVYVIGAEFDWNDLGTWGSLYDKLDKDEDDNAILNSKSLVENAKGNMIRTKLGKKVIIDGLDNYIIVDNDDALLIYPKSKEQDIKLVLKRLNEKHGN; from the coding sequence ATGAATAAAAATTATTATGCCATATTGATGGCAGGCGGAGTTGGATCTAGGTTTTGGCCTGTTAGTACAAGTGATTTTCCAAAACAATTTCACGATATGCTCGGAACTGGTGATACACTTATTCAAAAAACATTTCAGCGTCTATCACGATTAATTCCTAAGGAAAACATATACATATTAACAAACGAGCGCTATAACGATTTGGTTTTAGAACAGCTTCCAGAAGTAACTCAAAAACAAGTAGTTTTAGAGCCAGCCATGAGAAATACAGCACCTTGTATTTTATATGCATCTTTAAAAATTCAAAAAGAGAATCCGGATGCTTTAATGATTGTAGCTCCAAGTGATCACTGGATTGAAGATGAACAAACGTTTTCAAAAAATGTAGAAGAAGCTTTTAATTATTGCTCAGAAAATGATGCGTTAATGACGTTAGGAATTCAACCTACATTTCCAAATACAGGTTTTGGTTATATTGAATTCGATAAAGATTCAACTAAAGTTATTAAACCAGTAAATCAATTTAGAGAAAAACCAGATTATGAAACGGCCAAAGCATTTATTGCCCAAGGTAATTTTTTATGGAACGCAGGTATTTTTATGTGGAGTGCAAAGAGTGTTTTAAAAGCATTTAAAAATAATCAGCCAGAATTATATCAGTTATTTGAATCTGGAATTCCAGTTTATAATACCGAATTGGAAGAGGATTTTATAAAGGAAAATTACCCGAAAGCAGAAAACGTATCGGTAGATTATGCTATCATGGAGAAATCTAAAAATGTTTACGTGATAGGGGCAGAATTTGATTGGAACGATTTAGGAACTTGGGGAAGTTTATACGATAAACTTGATAAGGATGAGGATGATAATGCTATTTTAAATTCTAAAAGTTTAGTAGAAAATGCTAAAGGTAATATGATAAGAACTAAACTTGGTAAAAAGGTGATTATCGATGGTTTGGACAACTATATAATAGTGGATAATGATGATGCTTTATTAATTTACCCTAAAAGTAAAGAACAAGATATAAAACTAGTTTTAAAAAGGCTTAACGAAAAGCATGGCAACTAA
- a CDS encoding SprT-like domain-containing protein yields MQNLLKNYIPSNSLVQVLNLLAHDNLSVKIKNERKTRHGDYMQLPNGKHQITINSNLNEYRFLITLIHEIAHFETYKAYGKYIKPHGLEWKHTFQHLMLPFLNPNIFPNNLLPLLAQHFKNPKASSDTDIKLAFALKQFDEPNDKTYVFEIPLGVTFKLYNGRVFKMGQKRVKRFECVEIKTGRLYLFNPNAEVELI; encoded by the coding sequence ATGCAGAACCTACTCAAAAATTATATTCCGAGCAATTCTTTAGTTCAAGTTTTAAATCTTTTAGCACATGATAACCTTTCTGTTAAAATAAAAAACGAACGTAAAACGCGCCATGGAGATTATATGCAATTGCCAAACGGAAAACATCAAATAACAATAAATTCGAATTTAAATGAATACCGGTTTTTAATAACGCTTATTCATGAAATAGCCCATTTTGAAACCTATAAAGCTTATGGTAAATATATAAAACCCCATGGTTTAGAGTGGAAGCACACTTTTCAGCATTTAATGTTACCATTTTTAAACCCAAATATTTTCCCAAATAATCTATTGCCACTTTTAGCGCAGCATTTTAAAAATCCAAAAGCCTCTAGTGATACAGATATTAAATTAGCGTTTGCTTTAAAGCAATTTGACGAGCCAAACGATAAAACTTATGTGTTTGAAATACCCTTAGGAGTAACCTTTAAATTATATAATGGTCGCGTATTTAAAATGGGACAAAAACGGGTAAAACGATTTGAGTGTGTTGAAATTAAAACAGGAAGGTTATATTTGTTTAATCCAAATGCAGAGGTTGAACTAATTTAA
- a CDS encoding circularly permuted type 2 ATP-grasp protein: MKDNNLFSHYEKLASTWDEMYNDNAEFRKQYEGFIKYLENTSPEKLTTKEDLAKQLFMSQGVTFTVYNDNEGIEKIFPFDIVPRIITADEWQKIEAGIKQRLKALNLFIKDIYNEQFIIKDGIIPGELIYSCPSFLREMKGVKVPHDVYVHISGVDLIRNNDGEFYVLEDNLRTPSGVSYMLENREISKRLFPGILPKNNVRSVSDYPNLLYKKLKELSKITNPNIVLLTPGIYNSAYYEHTTLARLMGIELVEGSDLVVKNHFVYMKTTNGLKQVDVIYRRVDDDYLDPLEFNEKSVLGVAGIMAAYRKGNVNIVNAPGTGIADDKAVYIYVPDMIKYYLDEEPILKNIETYQLGRPDELAYVTKNVKEMVIKKTDGSGGYGMLMGHEASDDEIKDYLDNVSKKPENFIAQPILRLSTAPCYIDGKLSPRCIDLRPFALSGRDGIDICPGGLTRVALKKGSLVVNSSQGGGSKDTWILE; this comes from the coding sequence ATGAAAGACAATAACCTATTCTCACATTATGAGAAACTTGCTAGTACTTGGGACGAAATGTATAACGACAATGCCGAATTCAGGAAGCAATATGAAGGTTTTATTAAATATTTAGAAAACACATCGCCTGAAAAGCTTACAACGAAAGAGGACCTTGCTAAACAGCTCTTTATGAGTCAAGGTGTTACTTTTACGGTGTATAACGACAATGAAGGTATTGAAAAAATATTTCCGTTCGATATTGTTCCAAGAATTATAACGGCTGACGAATGGCAAAAAATAGAAGCAGGTATTAAACAGCGCCTTAAAGCATTAAATCTCTTTATTAAAGATATTTATAATGAGCAGTTTATTATAAAAGATGGTATAATCCCTGGTGAACTAATTTATTCTTGTCCTAGTTTTTTACGCGAAATGAAAGGTGTAAAAGTACCGCATGATGTTTATGTTCATATTTCTGGTGTTGATTTAATTAGAAATAATGATGGAGAGTTTTACGTTCTTGAAGATAATTTAAGAACACCTTCAGGAGTGAGTTATATGCTAGAAAACAGAGAGATCTCAAAACGTTTGTTTCCTGGTATTTTACCAAAAAACAATGTTAGATCGGTATCTGACTATCCAAACTTATTATATAAAAAACTTAAAGAACTTTCAAAAATAACAAATCCAAACATTGTTCTACTTACTCCGGGAATCTATAATTCCGCGTATTACGAGCATACTACTCTAGCTAGATTAATGGGTATTGAATTGGTTGAAGGTAGCGATTTGGTTGTTAAAAACCATTTTGTTTACATGAAAACAACCAACGGATTAAAACAAGTTGATGTTATCTATAGACGTGTGGACGATGATTATTTAGACCCGCTAGAATTTAATGAAAAAAGTGTTTTAGGTGTTGCTGGAATTATGGCAGCATACAGAAAAGGAAACGTAAATATTGTAAATGCACCAGGAACAGGAATTGCCGATGATAAAGCCGTTTACATTTATGTCCCAGACATGATTAAGTATTATTTAGACGAAGAACCTATTCTAAAAAATATTGAAACCTACCAATTAGGAAGACCAGATGAACTTGCGTATGTTACAAAAAACGTAAAAGAAATGGTTATCAAAAAAACCGATGGTAGTGGCGGTTATGGCATGCTTATGGGCCATGAAGCTTCCGATGACGAAATTAAAGATTACTTAGATAACGTTAGTAAAAAACCAGAAAACTTTATAGCACAACCTATTTTAAGACTATCAACTGCACCGTGTTACATAGACGGCAAATTATCGCCGAGATGTATAGATTTAAGACCTTTTGCTCTTTCTGGACGCGATGGTATAGATATTTGTCCTGGAGGGTTAACACGAGTGGCACTAAAAAAAGGCTCCTTAGTAGTTAACAGCTCACAAGGAGGAGGAAGTAAAGACACTTGGATTTTAGAATAA
- a CDS encoding alpha-E domain-containing protein: MLSRVANNLIWLDRYMERGNGILSLLKVNLSTNQDSPELFSWTPIIKNYTAYDNEYHTEDALECIDFMVFNTDNSNSILNLVTKARENARSVQEHISRELWLCVNNYYLFLTNKDLRKKLGEEDLAQFLEDLRKHHLIYNGTTDVTQERGTSYYFMNIGKFLERVNLIADFTSLKLTEIGNTSDNLEKSFYWKNLLLSIGGYQLYLKTHKSSFNEDHIIEMVFQDKLFPRSVYYCVNKLSRAITRLIETNELEKSNLEFLIGKLESSIKYTTIENINDQGLNNFIQSIKEDISNISSNINAVYNSK; the protein is encoded by the coding sequence ATGTTAAGTAGAGTAGCAAATAATCTTATTTGGTTAGATAGGTATATGGAACGCGGAAACGGTATTTTAAGTTTACTAAAAGTAAATTTATCTACCAATCAAGACTCTCCAGAATTATTTTCTTGGACACCAATTATTAAAAATTACACCGCATATGATAACGAATACCATACAGAAGATGCTTTAGAATGTATCGACTTTATGGTCTTTAATACAGACAACTCCAACTCTATTCTTAATCTTGTTACAAAAGCAAGAGAAAATGCACGTAGTGTACAAGAGCACATTTCTAGAGAACTTTGGTTATGTGTTAATAATTACTATCTATTTCTTACAAATAAAGATTTACGAAAAAAACTAGGAGAGGAAGATCTTGCGCAGTTTTTAGAAGATTTACGCAAACATCATCTTATCTATAACGGAACAACCGATGTTACTCAAGAGCGTGGTACGTCTTATTATTTTATGAATATTGGTAAATTCTTAGAACGTGTTAATCTAATAGCCGATTTTACTTCGCTTAAACTTACCGAAATTGGAAATACTTCTGATAATTTAGAAAAAAGTTTTTATTGGAAAAACCTGCTTCTGTCTATTGGAGGTTACCAATTATACTTAAAAACACATAAATCTTCTTTTAACGAAGACCATATTATCGAAATGGTATTTCAAGATAAATTATTTCCAAGATCTGTTTATTACTGTGTTAATAAATTAAGTAGAGCTATTACTCGTTTAATTGAAACCAATGAACTAGAAAAAAGCAACTTAGAATTTCTAATTGGTAAACTTGAAAGTTCTATAAAGTATACTACTATTGAAAATATTAATGACCAAGGATTAAATAATTTCATACAAAGCATTAAAGAGGATATAAGTAATATCTCTAGTAATATCAATGCTGTTTACAACTCTAAATAA
- a CDS encoding transglutaminase domain-containing protein, with product MATFFIKHITKYNYSAPVIDGATLTRLHPINDNFQKVLSHLISITNNPFIETFTDFYNNRVGTFMLIEPHDELSVISEIEVVTSPKLIPDDSVDKTAQWEELKRIKNTIEFIDFTKYKPFSGSKEVSDVILDLMLKTKSPFQAVLALCEYVHTNFDYKPGVTNVKTPLDEAWKLKEGVCQDFTNVMLQMVKMLGIPARYVSGYICPNEEMTRGEGATHAWIEAYIPFYGWLGIDPTNHAIANENHVRLAIGRNYSDCAPVKGVFKGNVESEMSVKVTVKTDKNEDKPSAPAINTKEPANSYKRSLVVKKEQNQNQQQQQQQQ from the coding sequence ATGGCTACATTTTTCATCAAACATATAACAAAATATAATTATAGCGCTCCCGTAATTGATGGCGCAACTTTAACGAGGTTACACCCAATAAACGATAATTTTCAAAAAGTACTTTCACACCTAATTTCAATAACAAACAATCCTTTTATTGAAACGTTTACAGACTTTTATAATAATCGTGTGGGTACCTTCATGCTCATTGAACCACATGATGAATTAAGTGTTATATCTGAAATCGAAGTTGTTACATCTCCCAAATTAATCCCAGATGATAGCGTTGATAAAACAGCACAATGGGAAGAATTAAAAAGAATAAAAAACACAATAGAGTTTATTGATTTTACAAAGTATAAACCCTTCAGCGGAAGCAAAGAAGTTTCAGATGTTATTTTAGATCTCATGTTGAAAACTAAATCGCCTTTTCAAGCTGTTCTTGCACTTTGTGAATACGTACATACTAATTTCGATTATAAGCCTGGTGTTACAAATGTAAAAACACCGCTAGACGAAGCTTGGAAATTAAAAGAAGGCGTTTGTCAAGATTTCACCAATGTAATGCTACAAATGGTTAAAATGCTTGGTATTCCAGCCCGTTACGTAAGTGGTTATATTTGTCCTAATGAAGAAATGACAAGAGGTGAAGGAGCCACACACGCTTGGATAGAAGCATATATTCCATTTTATGGTTGGTTAGGAATAGACCCGACAAACCATGCCATTGCTAACGAAAACCATGTACGCTTAGCTATTGGAAGAAATTATAGCGATTGCGCACCTGTTAAAGGTGTTTTTAAAGGCAATGTAGAATCTGAAATGAGCGTTAAGGTTACTGTTAAAACTGATAAAAACGAAGATAAACCAAGTGCACCTGCTATAAATACAAAAGAACCTGCTAACAGTTATAAACGAAGTTTAGTAGTTAAAAAGGAACAAAATCAAAACCAGCAACAGCAGCAACAGCAGCAATAG
- a CDS encoding polyprenyl synthetase family protein, which produces MKIVEQIKQPIAYEMDLFEQKFLLSMSSKVALLNRITHYIVNRKGKQMRPMFVFLVSKMVSNGEVCERTYRGASVIELIHTATLVHDDVVDDSNRRRGFFSVNALWKNKIAVLIGDFLLSKGLLLSIDNNDFDLLKIISIAVREMSEGELLQIEKARKLDITEDIYYEIIRQKTATLIAACCSLGAASVKPESEHVETMRKFGELIGMAFQIKDDLFDYGDTQIGKPTGIDIKEQKMTLPLINVLNGASKKDKKWLINSIKNHNKDTKRVKEVIAFVKNNGGLDYAVSKMTEFQMEALELLQKYPDSEYKKSLELMVNYVIDRKK; this is translated from the coding sequence TTGAAAATAGTAGAACAAATAAAGCAACCTATAGCTTACGAAATGGATCTTTTTGAACAAAAGTTCCTGCTTTCCATGTCTAGCAAAGTGGCTTTGCTTAATCGTATCACACATTATATCGTTAACCGAAAGGGAAAGCAAATGCGCCCTATGTTCGTTTTTTTGGTTTCCAAAATGGTCTCAAATGGTGAAGTTTGCGAGCGTACCTATCGTGGAGCATCTGTTATAGAACTTATCCATACGGCAACCTTAGTGCATGATGATGTGGTAGACGATAGTAATCGTCGTCGTGGTTTCTTTTCTGTAAATGCACTTTGGAAAAATAAAATAGCTGTTTTAATTGGTGATTTTTTATTATCAAAGGGTTTGTTATTGTCTATAGATAATAACGATTTCGATTTACTTAAAATTATTTCGATTGCCGTTCGCGAAATGAGCGAGGGTGAACTTCTTCAAATAGAAAAAGCACGAAAACTAGACATTACAGAAGATATATATTACGAAATTATTCGCCAGAAAACGGCAACATTAATTGCCGCTTGTTGCAGTTTAGGTGCAGCATCGGTAAAACCAGAATCTGAACATGTAGAAACCATGCGTAAATTTGGTGAGCTTATTGGTATGGCTTTCCAGATAAAAGATGATTTGTTCGATTATGGAGATACACAAATAGGGAAACCAACAGGTATTGATATTAAGGAGCAAAAAATGACTTTGCCTTTAATTAACGTGTTAAATGGTGCCTCTAAAAAGGATAAGAAATGGCTTATCAATTCTATTAAAAATCATAATAAAGACACCAAACGTGTTAAGGAAGTTATCGCTTTTGTTAAAAATAATGGTGGTTTAGATTATGCGGTTTCTAAAATGACAGAATTTCAAATGGAAGCTTTAGAATTACTTCAAAAGTATCCAGATTCGGAATATAAAAAATCATTAGAATTAATGGTTAATTATGTTATCGATAGAAAGAAATAA